ACCCCAATACTGAATTTTTTGTGGTTAAATTAAAAGCTATGAAAGAAACAAGGGAAAAAGGGGAAGGAAAGCTAAACCTTCTGCGGTTCCTTTTAGAAGCTTCTCTTACTTTACGCTTCTTTTTTTCCTGTGAGCTCTCAAAGAACATCCTCCTTTTGCATTCCTGTATAACACCGGCTTTAAACACGGCTCTCCTGAACCGGCCCAACAGCTTATCCTCCGGTTCGTTGTCGGCCACCACCACCTGGACGTTGTAGTGACCCGATTTGAAGAAAAGGGTATTGGCGTAGGCTAATGATGGGCATGTTATGGCATTAGTTTCATCGGCCGGTGTGGTCAAACAGGAAGAAAGGCGAATGGATGTTGATTTGGGGTCCGATTGAGAAAC
The Gossypium hirsutum isolate 1008001.06 chromosome A07, Gossypium_hirsutum_v2.1, whole genome shotgun sequence genome window above contains:
- the LOC121232061 gene encoding 30S ribosomal protein S21, chloroplastic; this translates as MAFSLTSLSKSLSSLLRSQHSLPNLPQNPPNFAPPVSQSDPKSTSIRLSSCLTTPADETNAITCPSLAYANTLFFKSGHYNVQVVVADNEPEDKLLGRFRRAVFKAGVIQECKRRMFFESSQEKKKRKVREASKRNRRRRPKPKNSAQSREETSKKDEDEEDNWELPEGDLPY